The sequence ACCGGCGGCAGGACGGAGACGGCCGCCGCGAGGCGGGCGCGCAGGATCTCGCGCCCCGCCGACCGGCCGGAGCACGCCTCCGAGCGCCGCGCCGCGCGCCCCCGGCCTCGGCCCATGAGCAGGCGCGCGCCCCTGCCTCAGCCCGTGAGCAGGCGTCGGGCGGCCAGGGCGAGGGAGACCTCGACCGCGTCCGAGGGGCGGGTGAGGCAGCGGCCGGTCAGCTGCTCGAAGCGGCGGAGCCGGTTCAGGACGGTGTTGCGGTGGCAGTAGAGGCGGGCACCCGCCCGGGGCGCCGAGCCGTCCGCGTCGAACCAGGCGGTGAGCGTCTCGATGAGCACGTCCCGGTCGGCGGCGTCCAGCCGGTCCAGCGGACCCAGCACCCGGTCGGCGAGGGCGGCGCCGAGCCCCGGTGACGAGACGACCAGCGCGGCGGGCAGGTGCGCGTCGAGCAGGACGACCCCGCCCTCCGCCGGGCAGGCCCGCAGGGCGGTCTCCGCGAGGCGCCGGGCGTCCCCGACCGCGGCCAGTCCGTCGACGGGCGAGCCGATGCCGGCCCGTGCGCCGGGCGGCACGTGCAGGGCGGCGGCCAGGGCGGTGAGCGCCCCGGCCGCGTCGGGATGCTCCGCGCCGTCGCCCCGGCCCAGCGGCAGGATGGCGAACTCCGTCTCCGGGCCCGCGTGCCACACGGCGTCCGTTCCGGCGGGCAGCTCCAGGGGCGGGTGCGTGGTGCCGTGCGGGGAGCGGCGGGCGTCGCTCACGGCGAGCACCGCATACCGGCCGTCCTCCGGCAGGCCGAGGGCGGCTGCCGTGTCCGGGAGGTCGGCGATCTGGGCGGTGCCGTCGAGCAGCGCGGCGGTCATCAGGCGGTGGCGGTTCTCCCGGCGCCAGGCCAGCCGGCGCTCCGCCCTGCGGTAGGCGTCGGCGACGACCCCGCAGTGCTCGTCCACGAAGTTCCAGACGTCCGCGGCGACATGGACCAGCAGCCGGATGTCCTCCGGGTGGCGGCGGGCGGTCTCGTCCACCAGGTCCTGCCAGACCATCGCCCCTCCCATCCGGAACGCGTGCAGGACCGCGTCCAGCGGCAGCCCCTGCTCCGCCCGGACCTCGCCGATCCGCCGGGACGTGCGGTGCGCCGCGTCCCGGAACTCGCGGGGCTGGATGAGCGATCCGACGTTGTGCCGCAGCGAGCTGTGCACCTCCTGCCAGATCTCCGCCGGGTCGGCCTCGATCGCCGCGCGGTAGGCGGGCTCCTGCTCCCGCAACGCCTCCACCAGCCGGTCCGTCAGCTCCGGCAGCGCGGCCACCAGCACCCGGGCGGCCCGGTGCAGCACGGCGACGGCCTCGCGGTCGGCCAGGGAACGGAAGCGGTGCGGGACCGGGACGACGGGCGGCGGCGCGTGCAGCGCCCTGACCCGTGAACGTACGACCTGTGGCATGGCGGCCTCCACCGGGATTCGGCCGGCTCGCAGGGCGGCCGGTTCCGGTGCACACGCCCAGCACGGAGGCTGCGGGCGCACCGAATGATCCTGACGCCCGCAGAATGACATACCGCCCAGTCGGTACCTAGGGGTGTGCGGCCTCCTTCTCATCACGGTCCTGCAACCTCGGTGCCCTGTAGGGGTCTAGGGCCTTCCTCCCAGCAGGCCGGCCAGCTCCGTACGCGAGCGCACGCCCAGGGCCGCGAACACATTGCGCAGGTGGTGGTCGACGGTCCGGGTGCTCACCGAGAGCCGCAGCGCCACCTCGCGGTTGGTGGCCCCCTCCGCCACGCACCGGGCGATGCGCTGCTGCTGCGGGGTGAGCGCGGCCAGCGGCGCGGCGGCCCCGGACGGGCCCGCCGCGTCCACCGCCTCGCCGGCGGCCCGCAGTTCCCCGCTCGCCCTGGCCGCCCAGGCCGCGGCCCGGCACCGCTCGAACCCCACCAGGGCGTCCCGTAGGGGCTCGCGTGCCTCGCGGGTGCGGCGGCGCCTGCGCAGCCAGGACCCGAACAGGAGCCGGGTGCGCGCCTGTTCGAAGTCGCCGCCGGCCCGATCGTGGTGCGCGAGCGCTTCCCCGTACCGTCCGGCCACCTCGCCCGCCGGTGCCAGCAGGGCCCGGCAGCGGGCCAGTTGGGCGGGCACCTGGGGGTCGGTGGTGCGGCTCGCCCACACGGCGAACTCCGCCACCGCCTCGCCCACCGGGTCCGCCGCCCCGCCCCGGACCCCCCGCCCGGACAGCACCGATGCCTCGACGTAGCAGGGCACCGCGAGCATCCGGATGGCGAAGTGGCCGCGCCGGGGCCCCGGTCCGACCAGCGGGTCGAGCCGGGCCGCCGCCTCCGCCGGGCGCCCGGCCGCCAGGTCGGCGCGGGCCTGCGCCCAGGCGGCCAGGGTGGCGGCCTGGACGAGCCCGTGCGGTGCCGCGCCCGCCAGCGCGGCGTCGGCGTGGGCCGCGCACGCGCGGGTCCCGCTCTCCACCGAGGCGGCGAGAGCGAGTACGGCGTGCAGCGGGGCGGCGGTGTTGGACTGCCCGGTACGGCGGGCCGCGCGCAGACCGTCGAGCGCGTGGGCGCGGGCACGCGCGTGCCGGCCGGCACGCAGCTCCGCGTAGGCCAGGTGCTCCAGCGCCTGCGGCAGCAGTGCGTCGGCGCCGCTCACGTGCACGGCGTCCAGCGCGCGGGCCCCGGCCCGGCAGGCTGCGTCGAGATCGCCGAGCACCAGCCCCGCCGCGCCCGCGCGCAGCAGGGTCCCTGCGTCCTGGCTCCGGGCGGCGGACCCCAGACAGCGGCGCAACAGCGTGTGTCCCTCGCCGAGCCGCCCGCGCAGCACCGCGCACATGCCGTCGCGGTACTGCGCCAGGACCCGGTCGGCCCTGTCCACGGGGATACGGGTCAGCGCGTCGAGATACCCGAGGGCGTCGCCCGCCGCCCAGGCGGCCTCGGCGGCCCCGAGCAGGGCGTCGCGCACCCGGCCGGGGTCGTGCGGGGCGAGCAGACGGGCGGCGGTGAGCAGGGTCGCGCGTGCGTCGGGGGCGGGTCCGTCGCGCAGGGCGAGCAGGCCCCGTACGAGGTGGGCGGCGGCGTGCTGGGGGTGGCGGTCGTGTCCGGGGCGCGCGGGGTCCTGCCCCGCGTGCACGGCACCCCACCCCGCCTGCACACCGGCCCGCGCCAGCAGGCCGCGGGCCCGCCCCGGCTCCCCCGCGAGCCGCGCCTGCTCCGCCGCCGCCACGTACCGGGCGGCCCGCCCCGCCCCGTCCTGCGTCAGCGCGGCGGCCCGCACGAGGGCGGCGGCGCGCTCCGCATGCGGGCGGGGCCGTAAGGCGGCAGCCTCCAGCGCGGCGGCGAGCCGGGCATCGGGGCCGGGCGCCGCGCAGGCCCGCTGGACGAGGGCGGCGAGGCCGTCCGGGCCGGCCGCCAGACGGTCGGCGAGCAGGCTGTGCACGGCGCGGCGGTGGTGCGGGGGCGCCCGGTGCAGCAGGGCGCGGCGCAGCAGCGGGTGGGTGAAGTGGACGCGGTCGCCCGCCTGTTGGAGGGCGCCCGCAGTGAGCGGAGCCAGGTCGGCAGCGTCCGACGCGGCGGCGTCGCGTACGAGGGCGAGGTCAGCACCGGTGCCCTCCGGCTCGTGCTCATGGGCGGCGGCGGC is a genomic window of Streptomyces sp. NBC_00708 containing:
- a CDS encoding helix-turn-helix domain-containing protein; protein product: MPQVVRSRVRALHAPPPVVPVPHRFRSLADREAVAVLHRAARVLVAALPELTDRLVEALREQEPAYRAAIEADPAEIWQEVHSSLRHNVGSLIQPREFRDAAHRTSRRIGEVRAEQGLPLDAVLHAFRMGGAMVWQDLVDETARRHPEDIRLLVHVAADVWNFVDEHCGVVADAYRRAERRLAWRRENRHRLMTAALLDGTAQIADLPDTAAALGLPEDGRYAVLAVSDARRSPHGTTHPPLELPAGTDAVWHAGPETEFAILPLGRGDGAEHPDAAGALTALAAALHVPPGARAGIGSPVDGLAAVGDARRLAETALRACPAEGGVVLLDAHLPAALVVSSPGLGAALADRVLGPLDRLDAADRDVLIETLTAWFDADGSAPRAGARLYCHRNTVLNRLRRFEQLTGRCLTRPSDAVEVSLALAARRLLTG
- a CDS encoding LuxR family transcriptional regulator, which translates into the protein MHRPLRLYGRSGELAVLDTLLTRLRRGDGGALVLTAPPGTGRTALLDHAVAAHRSPGTGPVLHTAGAPAERWVPYSGLHALLCAAPEGAVPGGPDRVLRDGLAPAALLGLLRRLGAGRPLLVCVDDAHLWDPESRAALAFAARRLGPGGRAAVLIGAGDETSFAGLPALRLGPLDDDAATALLDRLTGHGGDGGARRGVGPVVRGGAVDPVVRGEAVDPVVRGGAVDPVVRGEAVDPVVRGELIREAAGNPRLLTDLTARLTSGQLAGRTPLPHPLPGADDVLAAHAARVGHLPAGTRTLLLIAAAAHEHEPEGTGADLALVRDAAASDAADLAPLTAGALQQAGDRVHFTHPLLRRALLHRAPPHHRRAVHSLLADRLAAGPDGLAALVQRACAAPGPDARLAAALEAAALRPRPHAERAAALVRAAALTQDGAGRAARYVAAAEQARLAGEPGRARGLLARAGVQAGWGAVHAGQDPARPGHDRHPQHAAAHLVRGLLALRDGPAPDARATLLTAARLLAPHDPGRVRDALLGAAEAAWAAGDALGYLDALTRIPVDRADRVLAQYRDGMCAVLRGRLGEGHTLLRRCLGSAARSQDAGTLLRAGAAGLVLGDLDAACRAGARALDAVHVSGADALLPQALEHLAYAELRAGRHARARAHALDGLRAARRTGQSNTAAPLHAVLALAASVESGTRACAAHADAALAGAAPHGLVQAATLAAWAQARADLAAGRPAEAAARLDPLVGPGPRRGHFAIRMLAVPCYVEASVLSGRGVRGGAADPVGEAVAEFAVWASRTTDPQVPAQLARCRALLAPAGEVAGRYGEALAHHDRAGGDFEQARTRLLFGSWLRRRRRTREAREPLRDALVGFERCRAAAWAARASGELRAAGEAVDAAGPSGAAAPLAALTPQQQRIARCVAEGATNREVALRLSVSTRTVDHHLRNVFAALGVRSRTELAGLLGGRP